The Fusarium poae strain DAOMC 252244 chromosome 2, whole genome shotgun sequence nucleotide sequence CGAATATTCCTGACACACAAACGAAAGCACAGGATGTTCAATTAACGATCAAGACAAAGACGGGATTGACGAGAGATTTGAACGATTGGGCGAGAAGAACTGGATTGAGAGGGGATAATGCGAGTTTGCGCGTGCTAATCACGGGGCCATTTGGAGCAGTGCCGAATTGGAAGCAGTACGAGAATATAGTTCTTGTCGCAGCATCGACTGGAGGATCATTTACGACGCCGATTCTCGAAGATCTACTCACGTCTCAATCCCCTGGCTGTATCCGTACCATCAGCGCTTTGTATATCGTCCGTCGCAAAGCCCACGCCCAAGTCTACCTCCAACGTATAACCCGTCTGTTGTCGCGCGCCAAAGAGATGGGTATCTCGACAAAGATACAAGTCGCAGTCACAAGAGGCCCTGGTACTGTATCCGAAGCAGTTCTCCAAGACGAAAGCCGCGAGCGATTAATCGAGCCAGAAAACGCAAGAGGACCTAGTGTTGAATTGGAGCGCTTCTCAATAGACTCTACGCGATCATCGGAGAGTGGAAGGGAAGACCAGTTGTTGAAGGAGGAAGTGGATATGGATCTCGATGGGGCGTATGCATCGGCTATTGAACACACTGAGGGACGGCCTGAGATTGCGACATTTATGAGGGATGCTGTTTGGGACATCCCCGGGAGTGTCGCTGTCGCTGTTTGTGGAGGAGAGGCTATTGAGAAGGTCGTCAAGATGAGCGTTGCGACGTTGAGAAGAAGGGATGGGATGAATGCTGGTGATGTGTATTTACATGTTGAAAGGTCTGATATATGATAATGTTAATAGCAAAGTGAAGTACACATATAACCCCAAAGTAGTTCGAGCTGTTAGTAATTGAGGTGTCCCATCTCATTCGGACAGCATTTCACAGCGAAACAACAATCACCACATCTTCTTTACTGTCATGCGTATCAATCAGTCAATCTATCTCTCTCTTCCATCAGTGTCCTCTTATTTGACACAGCAGCCCCTCTCCTACTTCGCCCGTCGTTGCATTCAGGCCCAGATTCCGTTTCTCCAACGTCCGGGTATCGTCATCGCGGTAGCCTTTGAGTTGGAGGTTTACAGAATCCAGAGTGAACGCCTTTTCTTTGGCAGGTCACCGGAATCGTCAATTCTTTCTTTGAGCTAGCAATGTTCTCTCACAACTACaagaaagaggaggagaaaaTGTACTCTTTATGGTTGTTGTTCACCACTTACAAAGACTATGTTCAGTCACCGTCAAAGGGCATCATCTTGTTACTCACAATGAACAACGCCTTTGACACTGCAACACTCTGCTTTGTCTACATCTCTAGAACAATAAACGCTTTACCAGCACCGCCTCAAAACAAAATTTCATATATATCCTTCGAACATCCATTCATTCACATCACACACTACAAGCTTCAATCAAAAGTCTCTGGTTAGACAATCTTTACACCATTTCATCAAGCACACACAACTCAAACTCAACGCCCAACGCCCAACATGTGTTATATCACTGTTTACCACTTTACGCACTGCGACACGCAGCGTCGTGCCATCATCAATCCCATCACTGGAGCGACAGTCTTCCACCCCTTCGAACAACCACAGCAATGCATGCACGGCATCATCaaacttcctcctcctgcgGACCCCAACGCTAGCGCTCCGTGTCCCGTACACGGAACCTGCTGCCATGTCGGCCAAGCCTTTGTCTGCGAAGGGAAAGACATGACCAAAGAAAAGTGTCTCGGATGGCAGACTCACCATCGGGTCATGGAGCCCAGGATGCTGGAAGTCTATGGGACACAGCTCCAGCCTGTTACCACCGAGGATTGGAGGGTTATGCAGCTCAAGCCCGAGACTGAAAGTTTCTCATATGATGAGGATATACGAATTCAATTCTTCGATGCTGGGGCTAAGATGTATGAGCTTGCGCAAATGGGGAGGCACCTCGTTCAAACCCTTTCCCAGCACGAGCGCTCTAACAACGGCGCGAAGCTAGAAGAAAGGGATTTCCTGCTCCATGGCGAGCACTACTGGTACTGGATGGTTGCGCGCAAAGAGCTCCTTCAGTTAACGGAAGCCTGGGAGAACCTTGCCAGTGTGGGATGCATGGAATTCTGTCCTTCAAAGCTCGTCAAAGTCCATCCCTGGATGAAGTACGCCTTTGCCGGGTGGAATGAACGACAACCTGTCCATTTCCCTCAATTCCCTGGGATTCCTTTCGCTTTCCTCGACAACATTGATCGACAGGAGGAACTCCTTCGATGGCATCCTTACTACGCTCGTCGAGACATGCCTTCGACACCAAATGTCGTCGACTGTTTCTGGTCTTCTCCCTCCGTTCCCCAACGCTACAACCCCGAGCTTGCTCTTCATATTGAGCAGAAGGAGAGGGATATGAGTTGGCCTGCTGAATGGTATGGCATTATGAGGGGAGTACGCATTTCACTACCCATTCGAAGTCACGATGATGACGGCCCTTGCCACACCACGGTCGGAGACTGGGGCACTGCTTCATCTCCATCTACGCACTCTTCAGGACCTAGGACACCTCCCTGGGCGATTCCCTATGGTGAAGAGCCCGATTTTGAGTGGGATGAGATTCATTGGGATCAACGTGCTACATTTGCCGAGTCGCCCGCTGTTAGTCCTGGGACTATTCCTGCGAGCGTAGAAGAAATCTCTTCGGTGCCGTATGATGATCGCATGGAGGCGAATTTGTACCAGCTCGAACGATTCATTGGAACCGAGGAACGTACCGACCGGGAGTTTCTTAGTGTCTCTGTTTCGGATGATGTTTCGGATGATGATTCGGATGGGGAGGAGAAGGGCTTGAAGAGGAGACGGAGTGAGGACAATCAAGTTGGTGAAGAGTCAGGAATGAGCCCGACTAAGAGGTGCCGAACTGCCTAAAGCGTTTCTTATGTATGGTATAGAGGAGTTTGGgaatggtttcttgaggcGTTTGATGGGAAAAGTTATGATGCATCTACAGGAGTTTTGGGAAAAGTTGACCAAGGCTGGTACTTGGCGGATTTGGGATAGATGGTTTTACAATTGGAATAGACAAAAGAGAACATTGGACTTCAAGAAACGGTACATCTGAAAGTGATTGCAATTAAATGACCATTGTAGTAAGAAGTAAACGTATCTGAGGTCTTTGACATAATTTGCACCCCGGTATAAGTTGAGAATTCCCGCAATTTATTATTATGAACATATTATACATTATGATTGCTAAAGTACTAACTGAGATTACTCAACGGGATCTCAGTGTCTATCCTCTTGTAACCCAATCTCCTGGCTCTATAACGTCTGACACCTCGTTTGATCCCAAGTACTAGAGATACAATGACTCCTATTAGTACCGCTAGAAAGACCCAAACTCTCCATCCTCGGAGACAACATGGGTACAGAGTCATGAAGGCTCCAACAACGTACTGTATCAGCTTCTTTGGCTCGGGATCATCAGGAAACAAGCCTTTCCTAACCAGGCCTTTCCAAATTGGACCCTGTGGACCAGAGACATACCGCTTGAGACCGAAGTAAGGAACCTTTCTCTGATTGGGATGATTCTCTGGGTATTCTTCGTCGCCCCATATGCCAGTGAAGTAAAAGAATGAGGTGTAGTTTGTCGTCGGAGGTGAAATTGATCCGGGAGGTGACAGGCGCGTTAGTTTGAACGTCGTGGGATCCATGTGGTAGAAGTACGCCGACAGGACGGGATCCCAGAGTTTCCCGGCATCGCACCAGTCGTAGAGGGCTTTGTCGTGAACATGATCACTGCGATGGGATACGAGTTAGAGCAGAAGTGTTGAAGTAAGGAGGGAGTTGACTCACCCTGAAGATGCGTAGTTGGCGTGTGAACCCCAAGCACTGAACACAAGAGGCTACAGAAGCGCGTCAGCTCGATGATGAGATCTTGATCTTTATAGATGGCTTACATACCCGATCATTTCTGAGTGACAGTCCTTCTTCGTTCCAATTATACGCTGCGCCGCTTGAATGTTGGCTGTAATAAATTCCAGTAGGCTTTCCGTCGCGGAACCGAACGAGGTTATGTTCCCTGTGAGCCATCAGTCAGGCGTTATTATCCAGAGAGGGAGTAAGAAGACTCACCAGTCACCAACATGATCGCCGTAATGCATCCCATCAGCCATACCTCCAGCCAGACTATTCAATGGTGGCAACACCTGCGTAATATTTGCGCCTTGATCATAAGAgtagaaataaaagaaataagcaTCAACATCGCGTTGACTCCTCTCGACAAGTAGAACAATACATGGCGTAGAGTTGGCTATCCTGCCATTATCATCAGGGGCCTCACCGAGAAGCCATGATGGTAATGTTGTTACGTTGTCGTTGGAAGTCAGTGCGACGACCTGATCGCCATGAACAGAGATATCATTGAGAATGTCCAAGTTATCAAGGTCGAGTTCTGGTAGATCAGCGACGGGCTTGCGATCGATCATAGGCGTTGTATGTCGGATGTGAGTGAGGATGTCAGCTGGCAGAAATGGATCATCTGAATGAAGATAAACAAGAGGTGCTGTTTATCAGTGGTTAGAAGTATCTCGGAAATAGATGAAGGACTTGGTTAATACCATGCCGTGCTATGTATTCTGGCACTAACAAAGCAGTGTCATTTAAAATTGAAGATTTGACGGCCTGGGCCGGCGCAGGGTTGGAAGAAACAAAAGTGAAGTAAATTTGGAATGCTAGCAATACGAAAATCAGACCTCGCATTGAGACGGAGGAACAGACTGAGTGGTTCATTGCCTCGGCTGCATATGCGAACAGATGGACTCGAAACACAAAGTACGACAACTTGACCCAGAACCGCAACGGGGACTGAGTAGAAGACGACAACAGACGAAAACATGTCAAGAAAAtagaagaaagaaaacagaCACAAAATGGCTGTCTAGAAAATTCATGTCTTGATTCAAAGCCGACCGCAGCCTGATTTTACTTTGCCCCTTTGCTACATACCTACACAAAGTGAACCACTCAGCATGGATAATCCCAGTGGTGACATTCAGAAGGGGGTGGGAAGCGCTTGCTGACCttagggtatcagaaaaattggccgctgtaatCCTAAGgaacgaaattagtaggccactttatgctctttagaccaTAGCCCTtaggctttttatttttggAAACCTaaacttaggaggtcattctttctgctacccactagactGACTATTCTGAGTGACGATTCCCGAGAGGGCTGACATTGTACTGTATATACTGTGTTACACAAGTATCATGCATCGAGATGACACGCTGGAACAAGACATCTTGAGACTTTCAGCCGTTCCGCCCCTGATTAGAATGAAATGTTCGAGACGGACGTATCATGGCTCATGACAGGACCAGTCAGTCTCATATCGGAGACAAAAGCTACCATTACTCACCAGTTACCGATTGCAGACTTGGTTTGGGGGCCAGCTGGGACTAATGTCGTACAGGAGGTTACGATAGGCTATATGGAGTATGGTTACTGTACCTGGACTTGTGATCAGCTCCAGGGATACCTTGTCTTGGCGGGGGGCCTCAAAAGTCACGCCTTTGATGGAACAAGTGTCACAATGCTTCTGACATTGTTAGGTCAACTATTAATAGAAAGGGTCTAGATATTGGACTAGTTACATATAAAGTTGTTCTCTCCAAGATCTTTGGAGAGATCTATGCAGCAGGGGACAGTTACTGGGTAACCTAGAACCATTTACTTGAAATTCTGTACCACCTCGGAACAGGAGCTGATGATTCTCTTATGCAGGGTTTTCGTTATCAATTTCGAGGTCGAAGACAGTACTAGTGACTTTATATACTGTCTGCCACATTTATGTACTTTGTATCTGTCTCCCCATCCCTGGGATAAGAAACCCCAAGTAACGGAATCCCCGAGATTTTGAAAAGCAGGGGCACACTTTTATCTTGATTGGCGAGTCTTATATGCATAAAGATTAATGCAGAAGTCGAAATCGGAAGGATTCTTGGAATATGCCTCAAAAGTTCAAGTAACAAAATAGAGATGGATGTCTGTCGATATATCTGTCAAGATGTGATGGACCTCCTTCTCCAGCAAGTCTTGGAAGTTGCAGTCCACAAACACGAAAGGGTACTGGCCGTTCTATCGAAGTATATTGACCTTTAAGTTGGTGTAATAAACGTCTTTCTTACGAGAATTACACGCTGGCCTTGTGACGATTACTGTATGTCCCTGGCCAATTACCTCAATCAGCTGGGACGAGTGGAAATCCAGACGAGACGTGAGGCTCAACGGTTCATCGAGTGAGATCTCTTCTGTACTGTGCCGTACTGCGATACTTTCTGACCGTTCCAAATGCCTCATGATCTCGATGAGGTCAGTATCTCACCCGTAGGACTACCACTCTATCTTGGCATTTTGATTTCTTTTTTCCATCAACCAATCTTTTTTGTCATTGTTTGTGGTGGACTTATCATGAAGCCAAATATCAGACCGATATGCATGGATAGTCATTTACATATACGATAATTCGTGAGTTACATCAATGATGAATTGCCGCGCGCCTCGATCCAACTCTTGTGAAGATGGCTGGAGACAGTACTGCCGTGACGAGAAGACGGCTCTCGGGTCTGTAAACTCTGACTCCTCCATATCAGAGTGTCTTCCCTGGAAGTAAAGTCACCTTGCCAGCCATACATTCAGCCCATTAATCAAATGGATGGTGAGAGTTACAGAGGctgccccccccccccccccctaaGTGCTGCGGAAGCAGCCTCTGTCCTACAGGTGTCCGCTGGGCCTTCCAACTTGAGGTCGTGGGTGACACAGCGGTTTGGTATCTTCCACTGGCTGCTTACATGCAGAGAAAACACCCTCAAGATAAACGGAAAATACTCTGGAAGTAGTCGATCAGGCTGTGggataataaataataagattaacgTCTACGCATCAAGTCTATTCCATCCAGTGAATCAATCAATACTGTCTTTATCCTCTTCCATACCAAACTTAACTCAGTCGTTACCATGCCTTGCTTCACCCAACACGTCCTTGTACTCTTCATCACCCTTCTTATCCTCCATGTCGGTTCCGCAAAGGCCGACATGCAACCTTTCCATCATTTCTATACAGAATGGGGTTTCATTTTCGAACGCATTATTCGTGTCAACTGCTCAGCGGAGTACGATATCTACACAGACGGTAAAATGCCGAGATCGAAATGGTACGAAACATCCCGCTGGCTCGGGTCTGGTTCTACCTCGGCGAATGTTGTTCCTCTTGCGGACTGCATCGTCAAAAATTCCCCTGAATACATGAAGGCCGGGATGGCGGCTGCAAACGTCGTTTTGGGTTTGACACCAGCCATCCTAAGCTCTCTTGGATCCAGCGTCGATGAGACGTCGACTCTTTTCGTCTGTGGAAGACGTCCATTCCTCGCCATCTGTCTTTGCCTCGGTTCTCCTGGCGTACCGCCGCTGCGTCTGTTCGAGCATCGTCAACTATCTCAGCCGTTGGAGAGACGTCAGGGTCGACTTAAACTCGAACTCTACTCATTCGCGACAGAGGTACTCATATTGATCGCTGAGTATGTGATTGTCTTTGCTAGCATCGCAAATGTTGCTCAGTTGGGTTATGAGATGGGCTCGAGAGTTGTGTTGGTCTTTGCACCACATCTATCATACCTCATTCTACTTTGGCTCTTCATCGGCTCCAGCGCACACATCTTTGCGGCCGTGTCGCTCAGTCTTCGGGTGAGAATTGAGCATGAAGAATACGAAGACGATGACGCGACTTCTGGGCTTCAGTCGTGGATAATCCCATGGTGTAGGAAAGGAACTACAAAGATATTCTTCCTACCAGAGACACTTTTCTACAGCTTCTTTGTTGGGTTTGTGTCACTTCTTATCGCGGCACACATCATATTTGGTACGCTCGTTTTCTCTAGTGTCCTGTTCATCTCGGTTAGAGATTGCATGCCTCTCATCGGACGACTCATGGCTTCGGTCATTGTCTGCAGGGTCGTGTTGATGTACGAGATTGCCAAGATCCGTCATCTCTGTTGGGCAGAGGATCCGCCATTTTTGACATTCGAGGACCCAGAAGACAAAGTGGATGATGTGAGAGAACGTGAACGTGGCTACATGACAGGTACTGACGGTCAGCGTGATGGATTTTCCTTGATTCCCAAGTTCCGTCGGTTCACAACGTTTAGCCCTGGTAATGAGATGTGAAGTTTGAAAGACAAAGTTGATGGAG carries:
- a CDS encoding hypothetical protein (SECRETED:SignalP(1-20)); this translates as MRGLIFVLLAFQIYFTFVSSNPAPAQAVKSSILNDTALLVPEYIARHAPLVYLHSDDPFLPADILTHIRHTTPMIDRKPVADLPELDLDNLDILNDISVHGDQVVALTSNDNVTTLPSWLLGEAPDDNGRIANSTPCIVLLVERSQRDVDAYFFYFYSYDQGANITQVLPPLNSLAGGMADGMHYGDHVGDWEHNLVRFRDGKPTGIYYSQHSSGAAYNWNEEGLSLRNDRPLVFSAWGSHANYASSGDHVHDKALYDWCDAGKLWDPVLSAYFYHMDPTTFKLTRLSPPGSISPPTTNYTSFFYFTGIWGDEEYPENHPNQRKVPYFGLKR
- a CDS encoding hypothetical protein (SECRETED:SignalP(1-23)~TransMembrane:5 (n8-18c25/26o136-154i174-196o216-237i281-313o319-336i)) yields the protein MPCFTQHVLVLFITLLILHVGSAKADMQPFHHFYTEWGFIFERIIRVNCSAEYDIYTDGKMPRSKWYETSRWLGSGSTSANVVPLADCIVKNSPEYMKAGMAAANVVLGLTPAILSSLGSSVDETSTLFVCGRRPFLAICLCLGSPGVPPLRLFEHRQLSQPLERRQGRLKLELYSFATEVLILIAEYVIVFASIANVAQLGYEMGSRVVLVFAPHLSYLILLWLFIGSSAHIFAAVSLSLRVRIEHEEYEDDDATSGLQSWIIPWCRKGTTKIFFLPETLFYSFFVGFVSLLIAAHIIFGTLVFSSVLFISVRDCMPLIGRLMASVIVCRVVLMYEIAKIRHLCWAEDPPFLTFEDPEDKVDDVRERERGYMTGTDGQRDGFSLIPKFRRFTTFSPGNEM